From Rudanella lutea DSM 19387, a single genomic window includes:
- a CDS encoding ferritin-like domain-containing protein, with protein sequence MENKTNLLIRSKTVDSDSRRRFLRYAGFSAATATTILAACENAAMEPSTLGEGTGARVAADGSIDLGSGDVGILNYAYALEQLEYAFYAQVIATPFSGMSNMERMILTDIRDHEKAHRDFFRAALGAAAIPALSANFGAINFNDRASVLSTARTFEDLGVSAYNGAGKLLSSPLNLSTAGKIVSVEARHAAIIRELLAPFTTSFAGDDVVTSDTGLDVVNMPGTVLAAAQPFVVQTITANNLPTM encoded by the coding sequence ATGGAAAACAAAACCAATCTACTTATCCGGTCCAAGACGGTGGATTCGGATAGCCGTCGTCGGTTTTTACGCTATGCGGGCTTCTCGGCGGCTACAGCAACCACTATTCTGGCCGCATGCGAGAATGCAGCGATGGAGCCCTCTACACTGGGCGAAGGAACGGGCGCCCGGGTTGCTGCCGACGGATCAATCGATCTGGGGTCGGGCGATGTGGGTATCCTCAACTATGCCTATGCCCTGGAGCAGTTGGAGTACGCTTTTTATGCGCAGGTGATTGCTACGCCCTTTTCGGGCATGAGCAACATGGAGCGCATGATTCTGACCGATATTCGGGACCACGAAAAAGCACACCGCGATTTTTTCCGGGCGGCTTTAGGTGCAGCAGCTATTCCGGCTTTATCCGCCAATTTTGGTGCCATCAACTTTAATGACCGGGCCAGCGTACTGAGCACTGCCCGCACGTTTGAAGACCTCGGGGTGTCGGCCTACAACGGGGCGGGTAAGCTGCTGAGCAGCCCCCTGAACCTGTCGACGGCCGGTAAAATTGTTTCGGTAGAAGCGCGCCATGCGGCCATCATTCGTGAATTGCTGGCCCCATTTACGACGTCGTTTGCCGGTGATGATGTGGTAACAAGCGATACGGGCCTCGACGTAGTCAACATGCCAGGCACCGTTCTGGCCGCTGCGCAGCCATTTGTCGTACAGACTATTACGGCCAACAATCTCCCAACCATGTAA
- a CDS encoding ferritin-like domain-containing protein: MNLQNLFNALENVDPEIYDRVKHVSRRQLFSFGKKAALVAAPLAVASSINKAYGQSMPDRTVEVLKFALVLEYLEDEFYRVGLNTPGLIPGQDRPIFAQISKHEASHVALLRTALGAAADPKPNFDFTAKGAFPTVFSNYQTFTALAQAFEDTGVRAYKGQVANIGQDPVLETALRIHSVEARHAARVRVLRGMKGWISGMEGFPGAVYAGEQATREREVDVPGISGVSAMGVTEAFDEPLTKDQVLAIALQFVR, from the coding sequence ATGAATCTGCAAAACTTATTCAATGCTTTAGAAAACGTAGATCCTGAGATCTACGATCGCGTGAAGCACGTTTCACGCCGTCAGTTGTTTAGCTTCGGTAAAAAAGCCGCTCTGGTAGCTGCTCCGTTGGCCGTTGCTTCATCCATCAACAAAGCCTACGGGCAGTCGATGCCCGACCGTACGGTCGAGGTGCTCAAGTTCGCTCTGGTGCTCGAATACCTGGAAGATGAATTTTACCGGGTTGGCCTGAACACACCGGGTCTGATTCCGGGTCAGGACCGGCCTATTTTCGCCCAGATCAGCAAGCATGAGGCTTCACACGTAGCCCTGTTGCGTACGGCCCTCGGTGCGGCTGCCGACCCGAAGCCTAACTTTGACTTTACGGCCAAGGGGGCTTTCCCAACGGTATTCTCCAACTATCAGACGTTTACGGCGTTGGCCCAGGCGTTTGAAGATACGGGTGTTCGCGCCTACAAAGGTCAGGTCGCTAACATCGGTCAAGACCCTGTACTCGAAACGGCCCTGCGGATTCACTCGGTAGAGGCACGCCATGCGGCTCGCGTTCGTGTGCTGCGGGGCATGAAGGGCTGGATCTCGGGTATGGAAGGTTTCCCCGGTGCAGTATATGCCGGTGAGCAGGCCACCCGCGAGCGCGAAGTGGATGTACCCGGTATTTCGGGCGTATCGGCTATGGGCGTTACAGAGGCTTTCGATGAGCCGCTGACTAAAGATCAGGTGCTGGCGATTGCGCTCCAGTTTGTGCGCTAG
- a CDS encoding NADP-dependent isocitrate dehydrogenase: MEKIKVANPVVELDGDEMTRIIWKFIKDKLILPYIDVDIKYYDLGIEYRDETNDQVTIDAANAIKEYGVGIKCATITPDEARVKEFGLKQMWKSPNGTIRNILDGTVFREPIVMNNVPRLVTNWTAPIIVGRHAFGDQYRATDFLVPGAGKLTMKFEGEDGTVQEYEVFNFKGAGVAMGMYNVDESIRGFAKACFNMGLQKGWPVYLSTKNTILKKYDGRFKDIFQEVYDAEFKDKGVQYEHRLIDDMVASALKWEGNFVWACKNYDGDVQSDTVAQGFGSLGLMTSVLVTPDGNTMEAEAAHGTVTRHYREYQKGNKTSTNPIASIYAWTRGLAFRGKLDNNQPLIDFADALEQVCVEVVESGKMTKDLALSAFPAGTKLVAGEHYLYTEDFLEALDAALQAKLSA; encoded by the coding sequence ATGGAAAAAATTAAGGTGGCGAATCCGGTTGTCGAACTGGATGGCGACGAAATGACCCGCATCATCTGGAAGTTCATTAAGGACAAGCTGATTCTGCCTTACATTGACGTTGATATTAAGTACTACGACCTTGGTATCGAATACCGCGATGAAACGAACGATCAGGTAACGATCGATGCGGCCAACGCGATCAAGGAATACGGCGTAGGTATCAAGTGTGCGACCATCACCCCCGACGAAGCCCGCGTAAAAGAATTCGGTCTGAAGCAGATGTGGAAGTCGCCCAACGGAACGATCCGCAACATTCTGGACGGTACCGTATTCCGCGAGCCTATCGTCATGAACAACGTACCCCGTCTGGTAACCAACTGGACCGCCCCAATCATCGTTGGTCGTCACGCCTTTGGTGATCAGTACCGCGCTACCGATTTTCTGGTACCAGGCGCTGGTAAGCTGACCATGAAGTTTGAAGGCGAAGACGGCACCGTGCAGGAATATGAAGTGTTCAACTTCAAGGGTGCTGGTGTTGCTATGGGTATGTACAACGTCGACGAGTCGATTCGTGGCTTTGCTAAAGCCTGTTTCAACATGGGTCTGCAAAAAGGCTGGCCGGTGTACCTCTCAACGAAGAACACCATCCTGAAAAAATACGACGGCCGTTTCAAAGACATTTTCCAGGAGGTTTACGATGCCGAGTTTAAAGACAAAGGGGTTCAGTACGAGCACCGTCTGATCGACGACATGGTGGCCTCGGCCCTGAAGTGGGAAGGTAACTTTGTATGGGCTTGCAAGAACTACGACGGCGACGTACAGTCGGATACCGTAGCGCAGGGCTTTGGCTCACTCGGCCTGATGACGTCGGTACTGGTTACGCCCGATGGCAACACCATGGAAGCCGAAGCCGCTCACGGTACCGTAACCCGGCACTACCGCGAGTACCAGAAAGGCAACAAAACCTCAACCAACCCGATTGCCTCTATCTACGCCTGGACCCGCGGTCTGGCGTTCCGGGGCAAGTTGGACAACAACCAGCCCCTGATCGACTTCGCCGATGCGCTGGAGCAAGTGTGCGTAGAGGTTGTGGAAAGCGGCAAGATGACCAAAGACCTGGCCCTGTCGGCATTCCCGGCGGGTACGAAGCTGGTGGCTGGTGAGCACTACCTGTACACCGAAGACTTCCTCGAAGCTCTCGACGCAGCGTTGCAGGCCAAACTGTCGGCATAA
- a CDS encoding TonB-dependent receptor, which translates to MKSIYTFTFLFVLFFWSSISPVSSQVPGAIRGVVTSSDGKPVAFVNVELKETRKGATTAEDGSFLLRNIAPGTYTLRTTYVGLQPQEVTITVKAGQATPVTLALTENTAQLREVVVTGYNKTVSVGKAGITPLDMPQMSGIVNRVVLENQQISRLGDAIKNVSGVSLTQQRGGVAETFSARGYSIGIAGAAGSIFKNGTITNSAGFPEASTLESVEVLKGSAALLYGNVSGGLIINMVTKKPKFTSGGEVSMRYGSYNLYKPIVDVYGPISRNLAYRIVGTYEKSDSYRDVVKTNRLYVNPSLLYKLGQKTTILVQGDYLKSNLTPDNGVGALNANQDAVIPTNIPRSRFINTRWAYNNLEQTSGSVNVDHSFSDRLKLNLITSAQSTLVSAYGAGVPNNNVLANGDWNRQLSRTKTEEYNYTGQLNLNGRFSTGGIGHQVLVGTDWIQISSVSNSFTITSNGVGVTTYDKINILDPAKYEARTDIPMATAISQTTAPSLRFGAYVQDLISLSTKFKVLAGLRWSYQKTGQTSILNLRNQTTTPGAAAARYDRAFSPKVAVLYQPTTSNTVFASYANNFLINSGIDVYGQALAPSIVDQFEAGVKNELFNGRITANLGVYRIINSNFAQIAPFKLDGTPNTDTNVRELTGQTTSDGLEVDFTGNLSKNFFFITGYGYNYMRYTRSANVKGAPVLGERLTNNPAHTANATVFYTLDRTALRGLKLGASAFYTGARFGGNNNTVGQTPEFSRLIPLSGFTTFDLTAGYTYQHVSLLVKVSNLTNTLNYLIHDRYSIMPIPPRQLLTTLTYKF; encoded by the coding sequence ATGAAGTCTATATATACATTTACCTTCCTCTTTGTATTGTTCTTTTGGTCAAGCATCTCTCCGGTATCGTCACAAGTGCCTGGTGCTATTCGGGGTGTTGTAACCAGCAGCGATGGCAAACCGGTCGCGTTTGTCAATGTAGAGCTGAAAGAGACACGGAAAGGCGCGACTACGGCTGAAGACGGCTCCTTTCTGCTCAGAAACATTGCCCCCGGCACCTACACACTCCGCACCACCTATGTGGGCCTTCAACCGCAGGAAGTTACAATCACCGTAAAGGCCGGTCAGGCTACACCGGTTACACTTGCCTTAACCGAAAACACGGCCCAACTGCGCGAAGTGGTTGTGACGGGGTACAACAAAACGGTTTCGGTTGGGAAAGCTGGCATTACCCCGCTCGACATGCCGCAGATGAGCGGAATTGTGAACCGGGTGGTGCTTGAGAACCAGCAGATCTCGCGGCTGGGCGATGCCATCAAAAACGTGAGCGGAGTGTCGCTCACACAACAGCGGGGCGGGGTAGCCGAAACCTTCTCGGCGCGCGGGTACAGCATCGGTATTGCCGGAGCCGCCGGTAGCATCTTCAAAAACGGCACCATTACCAACTCCGCGGGTTTCCCGGAAGCCAGCACCCTCGAATCGGTGGAGGTGCTCAAGGGGAGCGCGGCCCTGCTCTACGGCAATGTTTCGGGAGGCCTGATTATCAACATGGTCACCAAGAAGCCGAAGTTCACGTCTGGGGGCGAGGTGTCGATGCGGTACGGTAGCTATAATCTCTACAAACCTATTGTCGATGTGTACGGCCCCATCAGCAGGAACCTGGCGTATCGTATAGTGGGTACGTACGAGAAATCTGACAGCTACCGGGATGTGGTAAAAACCAATCGACTGTACGTAAACCCTTCACTTTTGTACAAGCTCGGTCAGAAAACAACGATACTCGTACAGGGCGACTACCTCAAATCAAACCTGACGCCCGACAATGGTGTGGGGGCTCTCAACGCCAATCAGGACGCCGTTATTCCGACCAATATTCCGCGGTCGCGGTTTATCAACACCCGCTGGGCGTACAACAACCTGGAGCAAACGAGCGGCTCGGTCAATGTAGACCACAGCTTCAGCGACCGCCTGAAACTGAACCTCATCACATCGGCCCAAAGCACGCTGGTAAGTGCCTACGGGGCAGGAGTGCCCAACAACAACGTACTGGCAAACGGTGACTGGAACCGCCAGTTGAGCCGCACCAAAACCGAAGAATATAATTATACGGGCCAACTGAATCTGAACGGGCGGTTCAGTACGGGTGGCATTGGACATCAGGTACTGGTTGGAACCGACTGGATCCAGATCAGCAGCGTAAGCAACTCGTTTACCATCACCAGCAACGGCGTGGGCGTAACTACCTACGACAAAATCAACATCCTCGACCCGGCCAAGTACGAAGCCCGAACCGATATTCCTATGGCTACTGCCATCAGCCAAACCACGGCCCCCTCGCTCCGGTTCGGCGCATACGTACAGGATCTGATTAGCCTTAGCACGAAGTTTAAGGTACTGGCGGGTTTACGTTGGTCGTATCAGAAAACGGGGCAAACCTCTATTCTGAACCTCCGTAACCAAACCACTACGCCCGGTGCGGCTGCCGCGCGCTATGACCGGGCATTCTCACCCAAAGTGGCCGTACTGTATCAGCCTACAACCAGCAATACGGTATTTGCCAGCTACGCCAACAACTTCCTCATCAATAGCGGGATTGATGTGTACGGACAGGCCCTGGCGCCGTCCATTGTCGATCAGTTTGAAGCGGGGGTAAAAAATGAGCTGTTCAACGGGCGGATTACAGCCAACCTGGGCGTGTACAGGATCATCAACAGCAACTTTGCCCAGATAGCCCCGTTCAAGCTCGACGGCACACCCAATACCGATACCAACGTGCGCGAACTGACTGGCCAAACCACGAGCGACGGTCTGGAGGTCGACTTTACAGGCAACCTCTCCAAAAATTTCTTCTTCATCACAGGCTACGGCTACAACTACATGCGCTACACCCGCAGTGCCAATGTGAAGGGCGCTCCGGTGCTGGGCGAGCGGCTCACCAACAACCCCGCCCATACGGCCAACGCTACGGTATTTTACACCCTCGACCGCACCGCGCTGCGGGGACTCAAACTCGGCGCGTCGGCTTTTTACACGGGTGCCCGTTTCGGCGGCAACAACAATACGGTTGGGCAAACACCCGAATTCAGCCGGCTGATTCCGCTGAGCGGCTTTACCACCTTCGACCTGACGGCCGGGTACACCTACCAGCACGTATCGCTGCTGGTGAAGGTCTCGAACCTAACCAATACGCTGAACTACCTCATTCACGACCGGTACAGCATTATGCCTATTCCGCCCCGGCAGTTGCTCACCACACTGACCTACAAATTTTAA